A portion of the Deltaproteobacteria bacterium genome contains these proteins:
- a CDS encoding DEAD/DEAH box helicase: MDERSGVKAYIRALKASRRLGGQVVFHKVLPAVAAGLSAPPAAWPAELSRMLPELGIGQLYRHQAEAIDLARSGRHVVVATPTASGKTLVYNLVLLEHFLADPGARALYLFPLKALAQDQLLNFNKTAFFLNGRKPSAAIYDGDTPGHQRKKIRERPPNVIMTNPEMLNLSFLPHHQNWSDFFSGLRLVVVDEVHTYRGVMGSHMAQVFRRLRRICRYYGAAPTFIFNSATVANPADLAEQLTGLPVDTVLKGGHPQGERHTVFIDPLEGPAQTAILLLKAALHRGLRTIVYTQSRKLAELIAIWAGSSAGEYADRISAYRAGFLPGERREIEAKLNSGELLAVISTSALELGIDIGDLDLCLLVGYPGTVVATLQRGGRVGRSGQASGMIMIAGEDALDQYFMRNPEDLFRREPEAAVINPDNPGIVAQHLVCAAAELPLKKQEPLMQKGQISGVVRQLEKEGELLKSADGDSWFSKYKSPQRHVDLRGTGSRYQIVASSDGEHRGEIDGHRAFKETHPGAIYLHRGSTYLVDDLDLETKTARVSPADVDYYTRVRAHKDTEIMAVWHESRVWDTTVSLGKLKVTEQVTGYERWRIRSHKRIDRVPLDLPAQTFETEGLWFEIPSRVQSAAEAAFMHFMGGIHAIEHAAIGMFPLLVMADRNDLGGISIPLHPQLGRPAVFVYDGVPGGAGLSRQAFARAGSLLEVTLKAIRECPCDNGCPSCVHSPKCGSGNRPIDKAAAIFILEHLRRGAGRRPPAGRPAGETSEGVDVQSLTLAGAGEPAKAEKSLPATAEQASGRHSEPSEVVAAPERTAPEKKMKGRYGGRLRKRRDARKRKRFRSESDGEAAAVLTAEQPMRYGVLDLETQLSAAEVGGWHRADRMKVSCGVLYDSREDRYFEYMEEQLPEMFEHLRVLDLVIGFNIKRFDYKVLSGYTDFDFRRLPTLDILEEVHNHLGYRLSLDHLSRVTLQAEKSADGLQALRWWKQQRLRELLDYCRKDVKLTLELYLFGQARGYLLFKNKAGNRVRVPVNFE, from the coding sequence ATGGATGAGCGTTCAGGCGTGAAAGCCTACATTCGGGCCCTGAAGGCTTCCCGACGGCTCGGTGGACAGGTGGTGTTTCACAAGGTTCTTCCGGCGGTAGCGGCCGGGTTGTCCGCGCCCCCCGCAGCCTGGCCAGCCGAACTGAGCCGGATGCTGCCGGAGCTGGGCATCGGGCAGCTGTACCGCCACCAGGCGGAAGCGATCGATCTGGCAAGGTCCGGGCGGCATGTCGTCGTGGCCACGCCGACGGCCTCGGGAAAGACGCTGGTGTACAACCTGGTGCTGCTGGAGCATTTTTTGGCCGACCCCGGCGCGCGGGCCCTCTATCTTTTTCCCCTCAAGGCGCTGGCCCAGGACCAGCTGTTGAATTTCAATAAAACCGCTTTTTTTTTAAACGGCCGCAAGCCGTCGGCGGCCATCTACGACGGTGACACGCCGGGGCATCAGCGGAAAAAGATCAGGGAACGCCCCCCCAACGTCATCATGACCAACCCCGAAATGCTCAACCTTTCCTTTCTGCCGCACCATCAGAACTGGTCGGATTTTTTTTCCGGGCTGCGGCTGGTGGTGGTGGATGAGGTCCACACCTACCGGGGGGTCATGGGCTCCCACATGGCCCAGGTGTTCAGACGTCTCCGGCGGATCTGCCGTTACTACGGGGCGGCCCCCACATTCATCTTCAATTCGGCCACGGTCGCCAACCCGGCCGACCTGGCGGAGCAGTTGACCGGCCTGCCTGTTGACACCGTTTTGAAGGGCGGTCATCCCCAGGGTGAGCGTCACACCGTATTCATCGATCCACTGGAGGGCCCGGCCCAGACGGCCATTCTGCTTTTGAAAGCGGCGCTTCACAGGGGCCTGCGAACCATTGTGTACACCCAGTCGAGGAAGTTGGCCGAACTGATCGCCATCTGGGCCGGCAGCAGTGCCGGCGAGTACGCCGACCGCATCAGCGCCTACCGGGCCGGCTTCCTCCCCGGGGAGCGGCGTGAAATCGAGGCCAAACTCAACAGCGGAGAACTTTTGGCGGTCATCTCGACCAGTGCGCTGGAACTGGGGATCGACATCGGCGATCTGGACCTCTGCCTGCTGGTGGGGTACCCGGGAACCGTCGTGGCCACCCTGCAGCGGGGGGGCAGGGTGGGGCGCAGCGGTCAGGCGTCGGGCATGATCATGATCGCCGGCGAGGATGCCCTGGATCAATATTTCATGCGTAATCCCGAAGACCTGTTCCGGCGCGAACCGGAAGCGGCGGTTATCAACCCCGACAATCCGGGTATTGTGGCGCAGCACCTGGTGTGCGCAGCCGCGGAGCTGCCGTTGAAGAAACAGGAGCCGTTAATGCAAAAGGGGCAGATTTCCGGCGTCGTGCGGCAACTGGAAAAGGAGGGGGAACTCCTCAAGAGCGCCGACGGCGACAGCTGGTTTTCGAAATACAAGTCCCCCCAGCGCCATGTCGATTTGAGGGGAACCGGCAGCCGGTATCAGATCGTCGCCAGCTCCGACGGAGAGCACCGTGGTGAAATCGACGGCCACAGGGCTTTCAAGGAAACCCACCCGGGTGCGATCTACCTTCACCGGGGATCCACTTACCTGGTGGACGACCTCGATCTGGAAACGAAGACGGCGCGTGTGTCGCCGGCGGATGTAGACTACTACACACGGGTGAGGGCGCACAAAGATACGGAGATAATGGCGGTGTGGCACGAGAGCAGGGTCTGGGACACCACCGTATCCCTGGGAAAGCTGAAGGTCACCGAACAGGTGACCGGCTATGAACGCTGGCGGATCAGATCCCACAAAAGAATCGACAGGGTGCCGCTGGATTTACCGGCACAGACGTTCGAAACCGAGGGACTGTGGTTCGAAATCCCCTCACGGGTCCAGTCGGCCGCGGAAGCGGCCTTCATGCACTTTATGGGGGGCATCCACGCCATCGAACACGCTGCCATCGGCATGTTTCCCCTGCTGGTCATGGCGGACCGCAACGATCTGGGCGGCATCTCCATCCCCCTCCATCCGCAGCTGGGCCGCCCCGCCGTTTTCGTGTACGACGGTGTTCCGGGAGGTGCCGGGTTGAGCCGCCAGGCGTTCGCACGCGCCGGGTCCCTCCTGGAGGTCACCCTTAAAGCCATCAGGGAATGCCCATGCGACAACGGCTGCCCCTCCTGCGTGCATTCGCCCAAGTGCGGTTCGGGAAATCGCCCCATCGACAAGGCTGCCGCGATTTTCATTCTCGAGCATCTGCGGCGTGGCGCCGGGCGTCGACCCCCTGCGGGCCGGCCGGCCGGAGAAACAAGCGAAGGGGTGGACGTTCAAAGCCTGACCCTTGCCGGCGCGGGCGAGCCCGCCAAAGCGGAAAAATCGCTGCCTGCAACCGCAGAACAAGCATCAGGCAGGCATTCAGAACCTTCGGAGGTCGTCGCAGCGCCTGAGCGGACAGCACCCGAAAAGAAAATGAAGGGCAGGTACGGGGGGCGTTTGCGAAAACGGCGGGATGCCAGAAAACGGAAACGTTTCAGGTCGGAGAGCGACGGCGAAGCGGCAGCCGTATTGACCGCCGAACAACCGATGCGCTACGGTGTTCTGGACCTCGAAACCCAGCTTTCCGCGGCAGAGGTCGGCGGATGGCACCGGGCCGATCGCATGAAAGTCAGTTGCGGTGTCCTGTACGATTCCCGGGAGGATCGTTACTTCGAATACATGGAAGAGCAGCTTCCGGAAATGTTCGAACATCTGCGGGTTCTGGACCTGGTGATCGGCTTCAACATCAAACGTTTCGACTACAAAGTCCTGAGCGGGTATACCGACTTCGATTTCAGGCGGCTGCCCACGCTGGATATTCTGGAGGAAGTTCACAACCACCTGGGGTATCGGCTTTCCCTCGACCATCTGTCCAGGGTCACGCTGCAGGCCGAAAAAAGTGCCGACGGGCTGCAGGCGCTCAGGTGGTGGAAGCAGCAGCGTCTGCGTGAGCTTCTGGACTACTGCCGGAAGGACGTTAAGTTGACGCTGGAGTTATACCTGTTCGGCCAGGCCAGGGGCTACCTGTTGTTCAAAAACAAGGCCGGCAATAGGGTGCGGGTGCCGGTGAATTTCGAATAA
- a CDS encoding GxxExxY protein, giving the protein MKHASLTDQIIKAAFKVHNILGFGFLEKVYQNAMSVELERSGLEVAKECATDVYYEDVLVGQYFADLIVEHKVILELKAVKTITNIHEVQLVNYLKATGIEVGLLINFGHSVEIKRKVMDRSNPIIYQ; this is encoded by the coding sequence ATGAAACATGCTAGCCTGACAGACCAAATCATCAAAGCTGCTTTCAAGGTTCACAATATACTCGGATTCGGATTTTTAGAAAAAGTCTACCAGAATGCCATGAGCGTCGAGCTGGAGCGATCAGGGCTGGAAGTTGCCAAAGAGTGCGCGACAGATGTCTATTACGAAGATGTATTGGTGGGCCAATATTTTGCCGACTTGATTGTTGAACATAAGGTCATATTGGAATTGAAAGCAGTTAAGACAATTACGAATATCCATGAAGTGCAATTGGTTAATTATTTGAAGGCCACAGGTATTGAGGTTGGTTTGCTGATCAATTTTGGACACTCCGTTGAGATCAAGCGCAAAGTGATGGATCGGTCTAACCCCATCATCTATCAGTGA